The window TTTCTAGCATAAAAAGCATCTCTTGGCGATACTACGATTTGTGGATTATGCAGTACGACTTTATCAAAATCAACTCTACCTTTTCCATGCTTAAAGCTAATTTCCTTAAGAGCATCTACAAGTTTGTCTAAAGAAAAACTATCATCTCCAACACTTATAATTGCTAATATATTATATACATCACCCAGTTCAACTTGTATATTATACTCATCTCGAAGGACATCATAGACTTCAAAACCAGTCATGCCAATACCTTTAACACATACACCAAGCTTAGTCTCATCAAAATTATATACTCCATCTTGCCCTATCAATTCATTACCAAAAGCATATAATCCTTCAATTTCATTTATTTCATCTCTAGCTTTTCTTGAAATTTCTAACACTCTTGTAAATACTTCTTCTCCTTGAGTCGCAAGCATTTTTCTCGCAACATCAAGACTAGACATCAACAAATATGACGCACTAGTAGTTTGAGTTAAATTTAATATAGTTTTAACTCTATTTTTATCTATAATTCCGTCATTTAACAACAACGCAGAACTTTGAGTTAATGATCCTCCTGTTTTGTGTATACTAACAGCAGACATATCAGCTCCTAGCTCCATAGCTGCTACTGGAAGTTCTTCATGGAATCTAAAATGAGCTCCATGAGCTTCATCAACTATAACTGCTATATTTTTTTCATGCGATATTTCAATTATTCTTTTTAAATTTGATGTAGCACCATAATAAGTTGGATTTATTATAAATACAGCCTTAACATCAGGATTTTCTTCAATAGCTTCTTCAATACTCTCAACTGAAACTCCCATTGCTATTCCAAGCTCATCATTAGTCTGTGGCTGAACATATACAGGTATACCTCCACTTAGTATAAGCCCATTTATAGCAGATTTATGAGCATTTCTAGGAATTATAATTTTATCTCCAGGACTGCATACACTCATTATCATAGCTTGAACTCCAGACGATGTTCCATTAACTAAAAAAAATGCATGGTCTGCACAATAAGCTTTAGCCATAAGTTCTTGTGATTCCTTTATAACCCCTACAGGATTGCTTATATTATCTAAACATTTCATAGAATTCACATCAACCTGCAAAACTTTTTCCCCTATATAATTCGAAAGTTCAGGTAACCCTTTTCCATGCTTATGTCCTGGCACATCAAATGGAATTACATTCCTTTGTTGGTACTCTTTTAAAGCATCAAATAATGGAGTTGCATTTTGATTTTTTATCATTTTCAACCACCTTTTTCGAAAAATTAGCACTAATGCTTATAATAAATGATATATTACTATCTAATCTTTATTTTTGTCAACAAGATATTTTTTTCGCATATTCTATACCCTTCATCTATAATAGTTCCTGTTTATAATATCTTGTCTTTTTTCATTCCATATTATTTATGCAATATTCATTTATATAAATTTCATTTTCTTATTTATTTAATATTAATTTCTTATTAAAACATTATATAGTTTTCTCCTAAATATATGTATCTATATATATTCTAACCTGTATTAATTTCCATTTATATACTATGAATTAAAACCTCTTATTTATGCTTTTATATGTAATTCCGTGAAAAACATTTTATCCGAAAGCTAAGAACTCTAAAAAATCCCTCTTCTTTAAATATGAGAACTCTACATCATCTGGATTAGTTGAACTTAATTCAGTTAAAGTAAAAACTCCATATTAATTAAGTTTCACTTTATTATTAAATAATCGTATTCTCTGAAATTATATAGATCAAATATCATAAATTATAATTCATCCAAAATCAGCTTTAATCGAACG is drawn from Tepidibacter hydrothermalis and contains these coding sequences:
- a CDS encoding aminotransferase class I/II-fold pyridoxal phosphate-dependent enzyme, whose translation is MIKNQNATPLFDALKEYQQRNVIPFDVPGHKHGKGLPELSNYIGEKVLQVDVNSMKCLDNISNPVGVIKESQELMAKAYCADHAFFLVNGTSSGVQAMIMSVCSPGDKIIIPRNAHKSAINGLILSGGIPVYVQPQTNDELGIAMGVSVESIEEAIEENPDVKAVFIINPTYYGATSNLKRIIEISHEKNIAVIVDEAHGAHFRFHEELPVAAMELGADMSAVSIHKTGGSLTQSSALLLNDGIIDKNRVKTILNLTQTTSASYLLMSSLDVARKMLATQGEEVFTRVLEISRKARDEINEIEGLYAFGNELIGQDGVYNFDETKLGVCVKGIGMTGFEVYDVLRDEYNIQVELGDVYNILAIISVGDDSFSLDKLVDALKEISFKHGKGRVDFDKVVLHNPQIVVSPRDAFYARKKIIKLEDSEGEVSGESIMAYPPGIPIITPGERISSEIIEYIKFIKNQHGMMTDTEDPYVENIKVLGI